From a single Shewanella donghaensis genomic region:
- a CDS encoding putative hemolysin, translating into MSAPLQLMFNQVANHTKLRQRSNRSTFLSVPLIGFTTLLLSACSGEDITPLHQTNPAADYCIKLNGSLETIKHINGDVSLCTLPDGEVVDSWELFRRDHQKS; encoded by the coding sequence ATGTCTGCTCCTCTTCAACTCATGTTTAATCAAGTAGCTAACCACACAAAGCTAAGGCAACGATCAAATAGGTCAACTTTCTTGAGTGTGCCACTTATTGGCTTCACAACACTTTTGCTTTCTGCCTGTTCAGGCGAAGACATAACCCCCCTACATCAAACGAATCCCGCAGCAGATTATTGTATTAAGCTAAATGGGAGTTTAGAAACCATCAAACACATTAATGGCGATGTTTCACTGTGCACATTGCCTGATGGTGAAGTGGTCGATTCGTGGGAGTTATTTAGACGTGACCATCAAAAGTCTTGA
- the moeB gene encoding molybdopterin-synthase adenylyltransferase MoeB translates to MTANNVTDAVVNELLSDDILTDNEMLRYSRQISIKAMDIEGQEKLKQAKVLVIGAGGLGCTVTQYLAVAGVGEMTIVDFDTVELSNLQRQVLHHDENIGQAKVDSAKQTLQQLNPLIAINTINQFLDEEAIEELVSEHMLVLDCTDNVLVREQLNRSCFKHKVSFISAAAIRMEGTVTVFDYQALSPCYQCYSSLFGEQQLTCVESGILAPVVGLVGCIQATEAIKAISGMGQGLNGRILMIDAMTMEFREMKLPKQNHCPVCASDK, encoded by the coding sequence ATGACTGCGAATAATGTAACTGACGCTGTTGTTAATGAGCTTCTCAGTGACGATATTCTTACTGATAACGAAATGCTGCGTTATAGCCGCCAAATTTCCATAAAAGCCATGGACATTGAAGGCCAAGAAAAGCTAAAACAAGCCAAAGTATTAGTTATTGGTGCAGGCGGCTTAGGTTGCACTGTGACCCAATACCTTGCTGTAGCCGGTGTTGGCGAAATGACCATTGTCGATTTCGACACGGTTGAGCTTTCAAATCTACAACGCCAAGTATTGCATCATGACGAGAATATTGGTCAGGCTAAAGTCGACTCTGCGAAGCAAACATTACAACAACTTAATCCGTTAATTGCCATTAACACTATTAATCAATTTCTTGATGAAGAAGCCATTGAGGAATTAGTTTCTGAGCATATGCTAGTACTGGACTGTACCGACAATGTGTTAGTCAGAGAACAATTAAACCGCAGTTGCTTCAAGCACAAAGTCAGTTTTATATCGGCTGCAGCCATCAGAATGGAAGGCACAGTTACAGTCTTTGACTATCAAGCTCTGTCACCTTGCTATCAATGCTACAGCAGTCTTTTTGGTGAACAACAGCTAACGTGTGTTGAGTCTGGAATATTAGCACCAGTAGTCGGTTTGGTCGGTTGTATTCAGGCTACTGAAGCGATTAAAGCGATAAGCGGTATGGGACAAGGTTTAAATGGTCGTATCTTAATGATTGATGCGATGACAATGGAGTTTCGTGAAATGAAGCTGCCTAAACAAAATCATTGCCCAGTTTGTGCAAGCGATAAATAA
- a CDS encoding DUF2986 domain-containing protein: protein MNRRKKINSTLKAKAKKANAKKAGSSKSAYVSKADRAKLTEAPTADLITTESSAISETVIELESAVS, encoded by the coding sequence ATGAATCGTCGTAAAAAAATCAATTCAACGCTTAAAGCGAAAGCTAAAAAGGCGAATGCAAAAAAAGCAGGCAGTAGTAAATCTGCTTACGTGTCAAAGGCGGATAGAGCCAAACTTACTGAAGCACCAACAGCAGATCTCATCACGACTGAAAGCAGTGCCATATCAGAAACAGTTATTGAACTAGAAAGCGCAGTAAGTTAA
- a CDS encoding TIGR01621 family pseudouridine synthase: MYQIVEQHSDFIVINKSSGVHFHSQDGAAGVVAQVEADLGIKLYSVHRLDTPTSGLLILAKSSAAAAIFTELFTAHKIQKYYLAIAQGKPKKKQGWVIGDMAKSRRSMYKLLRTSENPAITQFFSHSITAGTRLYLLKPLSGKTHQLRVALASLAVPILGDTLYGGESSDRCYLHAMALQFEYQGEQYQFMQTPHVGELFGDKKVTEQLAGEWLSPNDLPWPAAK, encoded by the coding sequence ATGTATCAAATTGTTGAACAACACTCTGACTTTATTGTCATTAATAAATCCTCTGGGGTTCACTTTCATAGCCAAGATGGCGCAGCAGGCGTTGTCGCACAAGTCGAAGCAGATTTGGGTATTAAACTCTATTCAGTTCACCGTTTAGATACTCCAACATCGGGATTATTGATTCTGGCTAAGTCTTCAGCTGCCGCGGCGATATTTACTGAGTTGTTTACTGCACATAAAATTCAAAAGTATTACCTCGCTATTGCTCAAGGTAAACCTAAGAAGAAACAAGGTTGGGTTATTGGCGATATGGCCAAGTCACGTCGCAGTATGTATAAGTTATTACGCACCTCAGAAAACCCAGCTATCACTCAGTTTTTCTCCCATTCAATTACCGCTGGAACCAGGCTTTATTTATTGAAGCCGCTGAGCGGGAAAACCCATCAACTACGGGTTGCTTTAGCGAGCTTAGCCGTGCCGATTTTAGGTGATACGCTTTATGGTGGCGAGTCGTCGGATAGGTGCTATTTACATGCAATGGCGCTGCAGTTTGAGTATCAAGGGGAGCAGTATCAATTTATGCAGACGCCGCATGTTGGCGAGTTATTTGGTGATAAAAAAGTGACAGAACAACTGGCTGGCGAATGGCTGAGTCCTAATGATTTACCTTGGCCAGCGGCTAAATAA
- a CDS encoding GGDEF domain-containing protein yields the protein MIENSSSLILIQVICVLCIAATVAWTIMVVPMRVAPSASWRFALANFSILLGMLLYIQRTDEPSYLHWLVADNIILIGFCFLRWGAQRLYHLKSSHRFDLMILLVTITLMLLVKPQTSSSAYLMIILSCSAATFFFMLAKDHYVAFKANFTAFATYWLVIPILIIGLMFLTRAFILMAYPDNVATYAAFNTKESIPILWTYIFLILMVNILIIGNTINRLVVKIMTLANKDTLTGLWNRNALQNKLDIEHERWLRDRVSYSVILIDLDHFKQVNDQFGHAAGDEVLKAAAKQLSSITRKIDYLCRFGGEEFVLVLSLTDEEKAFKVAEKLQQTLAEIKINWNGAVIETQASIGCVTISEDIAAEDLLQHADKAMYHAKASGRNCIKSANSTKAQTYSI from the coding sequence ATGATAGAAAACAGTAGTAGCCTAATATTAATTCAAGTCATTTGTGTCTTGTGTATAGCAGCCACAGTCGCTTGGACCATAATGGTTGTGCCAATGCGGGTAGCACCCAGTGCTAGCTGGCGCTTCGCATTAGCAAACTTTTCTATCTTACTCGGCATGCTACTGTATATTCAGCGCACGGATGAGCCGAGCTATTTACATTGGCTGGTCGCTGACAATATTATCCTGATTGGTTTTTGTTTTTTACGCTGGGGGGCTCAGCGCCTATATCATCTAAAATCAAGCCATCGTTTTGATTTGATGATCTTATTAGTCACCATCACATTGATGCTACTGGTTAAACCGCAAACCTCTAGTTCAGCCTATTTAATGATCATTTTATCTTGCTCTGCAGCGACCTTTTTTTTCATGCTTGCCAAAGATCATTACGTGGCTTTTAAAGCCAATTTCACTGCATTTGCCACCTATTGGTTGGTCATTCCTATTTTAATTATTGGATTGATGTTCCTAACACGAGCATTCATTTTAATGGCATACCCAGATAACGTTGCCACTTATGCCGCATTCAATACTAAAGAGTCTATCCCAATTCTTTGGACCTATATCTTTCTTATTCTGATGGTCAATATTCTCATTATTGGCAATACCATTAATCGCTTAGTGGTAAAAATTATGACTCTAGCGAATAAAGACACCCTCACAGGGTTATGGAATAGAAATGCATTGCAAAACAAGCTAGATATAGAGCATGAACGCTGGCTAAGGGATCGAGTTAGCTACAGTGTCATCCTTATCGATTTGGATCATTTCAAGCAAGTAAATGACCAGTTTGGCCATGCTGCAGGTGATGAAGTACTTAAAGCTGCAGCTAAACAGCTCAGCAGCATTACTCGAAAAATCGATTACCTATGCCGCTTTGGCGGTGAAGAGTTTGTACTGGTTTTATCATTAACCGATGAAGAAAAAGCATTTAAAGTTGCAGAGAAACTCCAGCAAACACTGGCTGAGATAAAAATTAATTGGAATGGTGCTGTTATTGAAACACAAGCAAGTATTGGCTGCGTAACAATAAGTGAAGATATTGCCGCTGAAGATTTGTTACAACATGCAGATAAAGCCATGTATCACGCTAAAGCTAGCGGCAGAAATTGTATTAAGTCAGCCAATAGCACCAAGGCTCAAACTTATTCGATTTAG
- a CDS encoding YqaE/Pmp3 family membrane protein, which yields MDTNKLLLIVLAILLPPVTVFLKKGAGKDLLINIILCFFFFFPGVLHAIWVVIQE from the coding sequence ATGGATACCAATAAATTATTACTGATTGTTCTTGCGATTTTATTGCCACCAGTTACAGTATTTTTGAAAAAAGGTGCTGGCAAAGATTTACTGATTAATATTATTCTCTGTTTCTTCTTCTTCTTCCCTGGTGTACTGCATGCTATCTGGGTTGTTATTCAAGAGTAA